One genomic segment of Hordeum vulgare subsp. vulgare chromosome 2H, MorexV3_pseudomolecules_assembly, whole genome shotgun sequence includes these proteins:
- the LOC123430967 gene encoding uncharacterized protein LOC123430967 isoform X2: MSHNVNEEKKNRKKRACLRKTEDTRLKKIKVTSSLIELYNKYITARCLRPPKKTDKRPPFIDYGGYHISYEHFRDALKPRGWVDTHTMELYIRQFNLQQTMEACSSALPTKYAFSQSLTAKLSVPEEKFVATNCLREFNNAYQDGSLKSKDMLYFAIPHKQHWILCCINLLYKQINIFDSDKKLKNDEVYELSNNLVTNFTTLATHAKAFTKLDFMKFTCFNPPIAPNRKRTTIAEYSQCSS; encoded by the exons ATGAGCCATAATGTCAATGAG gagaagaagaataggaagaagagagCTTGTCTTCGGAAAACTGAGGACACAAGGCTGAAGAAAATCAAGGTTACAAGCTCTTTGATAGAACTGTACAACAAGTACATCACCGCCAGATGTTTAAGGCCTCCCAAAAAAACTGATAAAAG GCCACCTTTCATCGATTACGGTGGGTACCATATATCATATGAACACTTCCGTGACGCACTCAAGCCACGCGGATGGGTTGACACCCATACAATGGAGCTCTACATTCGCCAGTTCAACCTTCAACAAACAATGGAAGCATGCAGCTCTGCCCTTCCTACCAAATACGCCTTCTCACAGTCCTTGACG GCAAAACTAAGCGTGCCCGAGGAAAAATTCGTTGCAACCAACTGCCTTCGTGAATTCAACAATGCCTACCAAGATGGCTCGCTCAAGTCAAAGGATATG CTTTACTTCGCAATTCCCCACAAACAACATTGGATACTATGTTGCATCAACCTTCTTTACAAACAGATCAACATATTCGATTCAGACAAGAagctgaaaaatgatgaagtGTACGAGTTGTCAAACAATCTG GTTACCAACTTTACGACACTGGCCACGCATGCCAAAGCATTCACAAAGTTGGATTTCATGAAGTTCACGTGCTTCAACCCCCCGATTGCCCCCAACAGAAAACGCA CTACGATTGCGGAATATTCACAATGCTCTTCATGA
- the LOC123430967 gene encoding uncharacterized protein LOC123430967 isoform X1: MSHNVNEGGQPSTGDVLHTIGTQTQEKKNRKKRACLRKTEDTRLKKIKVTSSLIELYNKYITARCLRPPKKTDKRPPFIDYGGYHISYEHFRDALKPRGWVDTHTMELYIRQFNLQQTMEACSSALPTKYAFSQSLTAKLSVPEEKFVATNCLREFNNAYQDGSLKSKDMLYFAIPHKQHWILCCINLLYKQINIFDSDKKLKNDEVYELSNNLVTNFTTLATHAKAFTKLDFMKFTCFNPPIAPNRKRTTIAEYSQCSS, encoded by the exons ATGAGCCATAATGTCAATGAG GGGGGTCAACCCTCCACCGGAGATGTCCTTCACACCATTGGCACACAAActcaggagaagaagaataggaagaagagagCTTGTCTTCGGAAAACTGAGGACACAAGGCTGAAGAAAATCAAGGTTACAAGCTCTTTGATAGAACTGTACAACAAGTACATCACCGCCAGATGTTTAAGGCCTCCCAAAAAAACTGATAAAAG GCCACCTTTCATCGATTACGGTGGGTACCATATATCATATGAACACTTCCGTGACGCACTCAAGCCACGCGGATGGGTTGACACCCATACAATGGAGCTCTACATTCGCCAGTTCAACCTTCAACAAACAATGGAAGCATGCAGCTCTGCCCTTCCTACCAAATACGCCTTCTCACAGTCCTTGACG GCAAAACTAAGCGTGCCCGAGGAAAAATTCGTTGCAACCAACTGCCTTCGTGAATTCAACAATGCCTACCAAGATGGCTCGCTCAAGTCAAAGGATATG CTTTACTTCGCAATTCCCCACAAACAACATTGGATACTATGTTGCATCAACCTTCTTTACAAACAGATCAACATATTCGATTCAGACAAGAagctgaaaaatgatgaagtGTACGAGTTGTCAAACAATCTG GTTACCAACTTTACGACACTGGCCACGCATGCCAAAGCATTCACAAAGTTGGATTTCATGAAGTTCACGTGCTTCAACCCCCCGATTGCCCCCAACAGAAAACGCA CTACGATTGCGGAATATTCACAATGCTCTTCATGA